From Echinicola soli, a single genomic window includes:
- a CDS encoding carboxypeptidase-like regulatory domain-containing protein, whose protein sequence is MKTSFTYLGFFLCFVLVFLLNSNAQAQDTQERKVVQLSGIILNADSTSAVSGVNVYVPRKGRGTSSNQFGYFSMPVAEGDSVVFSFVGLKNQAFKVPEKVNDDKLSLILTMAQDEIALGEVEVMPYPTEEEFKQAVLAMHVEEMPLDRGNLSPQMLLRWAEQMPASANENFRTFQSGQMQQLQDRYGPRSFPLLNPFAWAEFIKSIKRGDLKNDD, encoded by the coding sequence TTGAAAACATCATTTACATATCTTGGTTTCTTTTTATGTTTTGTACTGGTTTTCTTGCTAAACTCCAATGCACAGGCACAGGATACGCAAGAAAGAAAGGTGGTCCAACTGTCAGGGATTATTCTAAATGCTGACAGTACCAGTGCTGTATCTGGCGTAAATGTGTACGTACCACGAAAAGGACGTGGTACAAGTTCCAATCAATTTGGCTATTTCTCGATGCCGGTAGCAGAAGGAGACAGCGTGGTGTTTAGTTTTGTGGGCCTTAAAAACCAAGCGTTCAAGGTTCCAGAAAAAGTAAATGACGATAAACTCAGCCTGATCCTTACCATGGCCCAAGATGAAATTGCCCTTGGTGAAGTGGAAGTAATGCCCTACCCAACGGAAGAGGAATTTAAACAAGCGGTATTGGCAATGCATGTCGAGGAAATGCCACTTGACCGTGGCAACCTAAGCCCTCAGATGCTCCTCCGATGGGCTGAACAGATGCCTGCTTCTGCCAATGAAAACTTCCGCACCTTCCAAAGCGGCCAAATGCAACAGCTTCAAGACCGGTATGGTCCAAGGTCTTTCCCACTGCTTAATCCTTTTGCATGGGCAGAATTTATCAAATCCATCAAGCGCGGCGACCTGAAAAATGATGACTAG
- a CDS encoding aminopeptidase P N-terminal domain-containing protein yields MRILKLLFTGLFISMGVSPSFSQSYFDDGLDQEFHRERRAALRQLLPANSVAMIFTNPVKNRSNDVDFIYHPNTDFFYLTGFREPNAVLLVFSEAREIGGTMTEEIIYVQPRDEDAEMWNGKRLGVAGVKAKLGIEAVYLNEDFGTDPVLEFDQFDEILTFSLSENIEESSANKAMLDMREQFKTETAYPEEMSAVTSKMYELIRATDQENSANVAQVIGRYRKYYPEVENDDVLMEFANADSPEKRMDVAKKIPSQQLNISALPEIMTKLRGVKTKEEIGMLKKAIRISAIGQIEVMKALKPGMSEREVQGIHEFVYKRYGAENVGYPSIVGAGKNGCILHYISNDLRDPDKRLMLMDLGAEWRGYTADVTRTIPISGKFTPEEKAIYDLVYKAQEAAMQACKPGVEFGEISQVAKRVINEGLEELGIIIRGQRHRYFPHGTSHHLGLDVHDRGAYGPLEEGMVLTVEPGVYIPEGSDCDPKWWNIAVRIEDDVVITEDGFENLSSDAPRTSKEVEAMMAKPSVLENWVLPEL; encoded by the coding sequence ATGAGAATATTAAAATTACTATTCACTGGCTTGTTCATTTCCATGGGGGTTTCACCATCCTTTTCCCAGTCATACTTTGACGATGGACTGGACCAGGAATTTCACCGGGAAAGAAGAGCGGCGCTTAGGCAGTTATTGCCAGCAAATTCAGTGGCGATGATCTTTACCAACCCGGTCAAAAACAGGTCAAATGACGTTGATTTTATTTATCACCCCAATACCGATTTCTTTTACCTGACAGGCTTCCGCGAACCAAACGCGGTGCTGCTGGTCTTTAGTGAAGCGCGCGAAATAGGAGGAACAATGACCGAGGAGATCATCTATGTCCAGCCCCGTGATGAAGATGCTGAAATGTGGAATGGCAAGCGATTGGGCGTAGCAGGGGTAAAAGCCAAGCTGGGAATTGAAGCGGTTTACCTTAATGAGGACTTTGGGACGGATCCTGTACTTGAATTTGACCAATTCGATGAAATCCTCACTTTTAGCCTCTCGGAAAACATCGAGGAAAGCAGTGCAAACAAAGCCATGCTCGATATGCGTGAACAATTCAAAACCGAAACAGCATACCCCGAGGAAATGTCTGCTGTCACCAGCAAAATGTACGAACTCATCCGGGCCACGGACCAGGAAAATTCTGCCAATGTCGCACAGGTCATTGGTCGATATAGAAAGTACTATCCAGAGGTGGAAAATGATGATGTCCTAATGGAATTTGCCAATGCAGACAGTCCCGAAAAAAGAATGGACGTGGCCAAAAAAATTCCTTCACAGCAACTGAACATCTCCGCACTCCCAGAGATCATGACCAAACTCCGTGGAGTCAAGACCAAGGAAGAAATCGGAATGCTCAAAAAGGCCATAAGAATCTCTGCTATTGGCCAAATTGAAGTCATGAAAGCATTGAAGCCGGGTATGTCCGAACGTGAGGTACAGGGCATCCATGAATTTGTCTACAAACGATATGGTGCCGAAAATGTCGGTTATCCCTCTATCGTAGGAGCGGGAAAAAACGGCTGTATTCTTCATTATATTTCCAATGACCTCAGAGATCCCGACAAGCGCCTGATGCTTATGGACCTTGGAGCTGAATGGAGAGGCTATACGGCTGATGTGACCAGGACAATCCCTATTTCGGGAAAATTTACTCCTGAGGAAAAGGCCATTTACGACTTGGTGTATAAAGCCCAAGAAGCCGCCATGCAGGCTTGTAAGCCAGGGGTAGAGTTTGGTGAAATCAGCCAAGTCGCCAAAAGGGTCATCAATGAAGGATTGGAAGAACTTGGTATCATTATCCGGGGACAACGACACCGCTATTTCCCTCATGGCACTAGTCACCATCTTGGGCTGGATGTGCATGACCGTGGTGCATATGGTCCACTGGAGGAAGGCATGGTACTGACCGTAGAACCCGGAGTCTACATCCCCGAAGGAAGTGACTGCGACCCAAAATGGTGGAACATCGCAGTCAGAATAGAAGATGATGTGGTGATTACCGAAGATGGTTTCGAGAACTTGTCATCTGATGCCCCAAGGACCAGCAAGGAGGTAGAAGCCATGATGGCAAAGCCGAGTGTGCTCGAAAATTGGGTACTGCCTGAGCTATAA
- a CDS encoding YjjG family noncanonical pyrimidine nucleotidase, with the protein MKKYKHLFFDLDHTLWDYDRNVQESLSELYEIYALEGLGVPTNHDFYNTFLQVNYGLWEHYNVGTMDKVTLRKERFRRIFDEFGAHDVPVPKAMEEDFMKRTSSKPHLFRYSKEILNYLHPKYELHIITNGFNESQALKMTSSGIQSFFQLVVTSETTGHKKPDRRIFEYAMNQLGTSPDECLMIGDNPVSDIEGARNASIDQVFFNPSKLNNALMATYTISDLEELKKIL; encoded by the coding sequence TTGAAAAAATACAAGCACCTTTTTTTTGACCTAGACCACACCTTGTGGGATTATGACCGCAATGTGCAGGAGTCCTTATCAGAACTGTATGAAATATATGCTCTTGAGGGGCTAGGCGTGCCCACGAACCATGATTTCTACAACACATTCCTTCAGGTAAACTATGGTCTCTGGGAGCATTATAATGTAGGCACCATGGACAAGGTAACCCTGAGAAAGGAGCGATTTAGGAGAATATTTGATGAATTTGGCGCACATGATGTGCCAGTACCCAAGGCCATGGAAGAGGATTTTATGAAACGTACTTCCTCAAAACCGCACCTGTTTCGATATTCAAAAGAAATCCTGAATTACCTTCATCCCAAATACGAGCTCCATATCATCACCAATGGCTTCAATGAAAGCCAAGCACTGAAAATGACCTCTTCCGGCATCCAGTCGTTCTTTCAGCTAGTGGTCACGTCGGAAACCACAGGGCATAAAAAACCTGATAGACGGATTTTTGAATATGCTATGAACCAATTAGGGACTTCCCCGGATGAGTGCCTCATGATCGGGGACAATCCAGTTTCAGATATAGAAGGAGCCCGGAATGCTTCCATCGACCAAGTGTTTTTTAATCCTTCCAAGCTAAACAATGCGCTAATGGCGACGTATACCATTAGTGATTTAGAGGAATTGAAAAAGATACTATAA
- a CDS encoding ArsR/SmtB family transcription factor — MRLKNISLNYGMRVFKALSEEPRVRIIHLLIQNKEMCISDLEHILDFTQTKTSRHLAYLKNAGLVGSKRIDQWTFYYILDEAIDIINQIFKFIEKDANLLRDQEIYEILRSNRELAINKIVNHPYR; from the coding sequence ATGCGACTTAAAAATATCAGTTTGAATTATGGGATGCGGGTATTTAAGGCACTTTCTGAAGAGCCGAGGGTAAGGATCATCCACCTACTGATCCAAAATAAGGAAATGTGCATTTCGGATTTGGAACATATCCTTGACTTTACCCAAACCAAAACAAGTCGACACCTTGCTTACCTGAAAAATGCCGGCTTAGTGGGCAGTAAAAGGATTGACCAGTGGACATTTTATTACATTTTGGATGAAGCCATTGATATCATTAACCAGATTTTTAAGTTTATTGAAAAAGATGCGAACCTTTTACGTGATCAGGAGATTTATGAGATACTACGTTCCAATCGGGAACTGGCCATTAATAAAATTGTAAACCATCCATATCGGTAA
- a CDS encoding YCF48-related protein, with protein MSLFQSAFSQSWQRISDRGNELTDIHWVNEDVAFASGDQIMLKTTDGGDSWTEISMPMEASLLSVDFYDHENGAMSGENGVLLQTKDGGQSWKAVELSSTEDLLTVKYLTKDNIWIAGTSGTLQYSSNGGDSWTSVEPGITADISTLFFPSNDRGYLGTSSGAIYKTSDGGQTWQPLASSINTPINDLCFTNDTTGYAVGDEGVILKTIDAGDNWAFIQSGTNYDYKRVAFNRDSPDTGIIVGEAGTVLFTNNAGLTFAIRNSRTVEDINNIAYKQSTNTVFAVADAGTILRSTNSGSSWTSLFTGNPKDFLATDFVSDSRGYIAGKEAVILRTTNSGNSFADYSRPLTTDFHDIAFVSSAFGYVVGNDGTILNTTNSGGSWTALNPNTEKDLFGLYFSDADTGYIVGEDGYLAKTENRGINWTTINAGDKSFDFYDVDFFQDGSGIIVGEGGRVFRNSGAEDWQEVYLGITSNLNGIFVISETSAVMVGDNGQAFLTEDQGGNWKQLNTHSTQHLRDVAFLDSLTGFIVGDEGMLLQTTDQGETWRQVDTETFQDFRAISFGDVNTGYAVGEYGMIYQYSCEVPTFTGTITGQDNICLSQQIYTLENEGSEGLTYEWRVDGGSIIEGQGSDRIVVQWESPGRNGVLVKSQNVCGDGPTTALEVTVSTTPEKIMEITGNGVACLKRVSNYEVDSIPGMEYIWTANNGIIQSGQGTAHVAIEWESEGQQQLSVFPKNACGETSATNKAITVTRAPAQPETIMGLAQVGLEEQLYEVTAVDGINYQWSTEGGSIISGQGTHSALVNWEREGDFLLEVTPSNSCNEGASQQLNVNVNLITGIEKEAENAQVKIYPNPSSGNIHIEVKGAGSVREIRVVDPLGKYLRKITPHHDIFDFYIENLPAGLWLIEVETAAGKTVDKVWIK; from the coding sequence ATGTCACTATTTCAATCAGCTTTTTCCCAAAGCTGGCAAAGGATCAGTGACCGGGGCAATGAACTGACAGACATCCATTGGGTCAATGAAGACGTGGCTTTTGCTTCAGGGGATCAAATTATGCTCAAAACTACCGATGGTGGTGACAGCTGGACGGAAATATCCATGCCGATGGAGGCCAGTTTGCTTTCAGTAGATTTCTATGATCACGAAAATGGTGCGATGTCAGGCGAAAATGGCGTACTTCTGCAAACCAAAGACGGTGGCCAGTCCTGGAAGGCCGTCGAGCTGAGCTCCACTGAAGATTTACTAACGGTCAAGTACCTTACCAAAGATAATATTTGGATCGCGGGAACATCAGGTACTTTACAATACTCTTCCAATGGCGGAGATTCATGGACATCGGTGGAGCCTGGAATCACTGCTGATATCAGCACGCTGTTCTTCCCGAGCAATGACAGGGGCTATTTGGGGACTTCCTCTGGAGCGATTTACAAAACTTCAGATGGAGGGCAGACCTGGCAGCCACTCGCCTCATCGATCAATACGCCTATAAATGACCTCTGCTTCACCAATGATACTACCGGCTATGCAGTGGGCGATGAGGGGGTGATTTTAAAGACCATTGATGCAGGGGATAATTGGGCGTTTATCCAGAGTGGGACCAACTACGATTATAAGCGGGTAGCTTTTAATAGGGACAGCCCTGATACGGGCATTATCGTAGGAGAAGCAGGTACTGTCTTATTTACCAATAATGCAGGACTGACCTTCGCCATTCGAAACAGTCGAACCGTAGAAGACATTAACAATATTGCCTACAAGCAGAGCACCAACACGGTCTTTGCCGTGGCTGATGCGGGGACTATCCTCCGCTCCACCAATTCGGGAAGCTCCTGGACGTCACTATTTACAGGTAATCCCAAAGATTTTTTGGCTACGGATTTTGTAAGCGATAGTCGTGGCTATATCGCTGGCAAGGAAGCCGTGATTTTACGGACTACCAATAGTGGTAACTCCTTTGCTGATTATTCCCGTCCGCTAACAACCGATTTTCATGACATCGCTTTTGTATCCAGTGCTTTTGGCTATGTAGTGGGCAATGATGGGACGATTTTGAACACCACCAACTCTGGAGGGTCTTGGACTGCCTTAAACCCCAACACCGAGAAGGACCTTTTTGGCCTATACTTCTCTGATGCTGACACGGGCTATATTGTGGGCGAAGATGGATATCTCGCCAAAACAGAAAATCGTGGCATAAACTGGACGACCATCAATGCCGGCGATAAATCGTTCGATTTTTACGATGTTGATTTTTTTCAAGATGGATCCGGGATCATTGTCGGCGAAGGAGGCCGTGTGTTTAGAAATTCCGGTGCGGAGGATTGGCAAGAGGTTTATCTTGGCATCACCAGCAATCTGAACGGGATTTTTGTGATCAGCGAGACCTCCGCCGTCATGGTGGGTGATAATGGGCAGGCATTTTTGACAGAAGATCAGGGAGGGAATTGGAAACAGCTTAATACCCATTCTACTCAACACCTTCGCGATGTAGCCTTCTTGGACAGTCTGACCGGGTTTATTGTAGGGGATGAAGGCATGCTCCTTCAGACCACTGACCAAGGGGAAACCTGGAGGCAGGTGGACACCGAAACTTTTCAGGACTTTAGGGCAATTAGCTTTGGTGATGTCAATACAGGCTATGCAGTGGGCGAGTATGGAATGATTTATCAGTACAGCTGTGAAGTGCCCACCTTTACCGGGACTATCACCGGGCAAGATAATATTTGCCTAAGCCAACAGATTTACACCTTGGAAAATGAGGGAAGCGAAGGCTTGACCTACGAATGGCGTGTGGACGGTGGCAGCATCATCGAAGGACAAGGTTCGGATAGAATTGTCGTCCAATGGGAAAGCCCTGGCCGGAATGGTGTATTGGTGAAAAGTCAAAATGTTTGCGGTGATGGTCCCACCACAGCACTGGAAGTCACTGTCTCCACCACACCGGAAAAGATAATGGAAATCACCGGTAATGGGGTGGCCTGTTTAAAAAGGGTCAGCAATTATGAAGTAGATTCGATACCGGGGATGGAATATATCTGGACAGCCAATAACGGAATCATCCAGTCAGGCCAAGGTACTGCCCATGTCGCTATCGAATGGGAATCAGAGGGGCAGCAGCAGCTGAGTGTCTTCCCCAAAAATGCCTGCGGGGAAACCTCTGCGACCAACAAAGCAATCACCGTTACCCGGGCACCTGCACAACCGGAGACCATCATGGGACTGGCGCAAGTCGGACTGGAAGAGCAGTTGTATGAAGTCACTGCAGTAGATGGTATAAATTACCAATGGTCCACAGAGGGAGGAAGCATCATCTCAGGACAAGGCACTCATTCGGCCCTAGTCAACTGGGAGAGAGAAGGTGATTTTCTGCTGGAAGTCACCCCAAGCAACAGCTGTAATGAAGGTGCCTCACAGCAGCTTAATGTCAACGTGAACCTCATTACAGGCATTGAAAAAGAAGCTGAAAATGCACAGGTTAAAATCTACCCAAATCCATCCAGTGGAAATATCCACATTGAGGTAAAAGGGGCAGGAAGTGTCAGGGAAATAAGAGTGGTGGACCCTTTGGGCAAATATTTACGGAAAATCACCCCCCATCACGATATATTTGATTTTTATATCGAAAATTTACCCGCTGGATTGTGGCTAATTGAAGTCGAAACAGCGGCAGGAAAGACAGTGGATAAAGTGTGGATAAAGTAA
- a CDS encoding S9 family peptidase, translating to MNLNFLIPRHFMCLLALAFLFGNAIAQENTGYKTPPQSIQDLVNAPVTPSVYFSKKGDIMLMLERPGYKSLKEVSQPELRIGGIRINPKTNGPSRSSSYSGIKVKDVKSGEEMTVSGLPENAKISGISWSDDEQYLAFGMVGDEGISLWVADLATKTAKQVTDEIINDAYGTAFTWLPDHSLLVKAINPNRGTLPEKPQVPSSPIIQETSGNAAPSRTYQDLLENEYDEQLFAYFMDTQLMIVDLDGSAEPLGKPAMIKSMDVSPDGQYVLVESIQPPFSYLVPAYRFPYHVEAWRIDGSDQVTIAEIPLDEVRPTGFDATVTGPRSITWRRDTPATLYWAEAQDGGDPKVKIEERDIIYTLDAPFTGNKQKLASTSLRYSSIQWSDDDFAVLNERWFDSRQEKRSLINPSLPGQSQKIFIERSYSDIYNDPGDPVMTTNELGEYVLLRNGDKLFMTSEGGSPEGSMPFLSTFDVSSGEQEILWRCQAPFYEQVVKVLDDKGHSFITSKQSTDIQPNYWLVNTRKRIAPIQLTEFEDPYPSLKGIQKELVTYTRNDGLNLSATIYTPADYEPTKDGSLPVLMWAYPREYKSKEVAAQVRGSKYEFTRLYWGTPLYWVTQGYAIMDRTEMPIVGEGDKEPNDFFIEQLVANAEAAIDYIVDRGIGDRDRIAVGGHSYGAFMTANLLSHSNLFAAGIARSGAYNRTLTPFGFQYEQRTYWEAPEVYFNMSPFMHADKVKSPILLIHGEADNNSGTFPIQSERYYNALKGHGATARLVFLPNESHGYAAQESIMHTLYEMNEWLDKWVKNRGK from the coding sequence ATGAACCTAAATTTTCTAATCCCAAGGCACTTTATGTGCCTATTGGCCTTGGCCTTTCTATTTGGAAATGCCATTGCCCAAGAGAACACAGGGTACAAAACCCCTCCCCAATCAATTCAAGACCTGGTCAATGCCCCTGTGACCCCTTCTGTCTATTTCAGCAAGAAGGGAGATATCATGCTCATGTTGGAAAGGCCCGGCTACAAATCCCTCAAGGAAGTGTCACAGCCAGAATTGCGCATCGGCGGGATCCGTATCAACCCGAAGACCAATGGGCCCAGCCGATCATCATCCTACAGCGGCATCAAGGTGAAAGACGTAAAATCAGGTGAAGAGATGACCGTTTCAGGGTTGCCCGAAAATGCTAAAATCAGCGGGATCAGCTGGTCAGATGATGAGCAATATCTTGCCTTTGGCATGGTGGGCGATGAGGGCATTAGCCTGTGGGTAGCTGACCTGGCCACCAAAACCGCCAAACAAGTAACGGATGAAATCATTAACGATGCCTATGGGACTGCCTTTACCTGGCTACCAGACCATTCACTTTTGGTAAAAGCCATTAATCCAAACCGTGGTACCCTTCCCGAAAAACCACAAGTGCCTTCCAGTCCCATCATCCAAGAGACTTCCGGCAATGCCGCTCCCAGCAGGACGTATCAGGACTTGCTGGAAAACGAATACGATGAGCAGCTTTTTGCCTATTTTATGGATACCCAGCTGATGATCGTGGATTTGGATGGAAGTGCCGAGCCCCTGGGAAAACCGGCCATGATCAAATCCATGGATGTCTCGCCTGACGGCCAATACGTCCTTGTGGAGTCCATTCAGCCCCCGTTTTCTTACTTGGTACCAGCTTACCGTTTTCCTTACCATGTAGAAGCATGGCGTATCGATGGGTCAGATCAAGTAACTATCGCGGAAATCCCGCTGGACGAAGTAAGGCCTACCGGTTTTGATGCTACTGTAACAGGACCGAGATCGATCACTTGGCGAAGAGATACTCCTGCTACCCTATATTGGGCAGAAGCGCAGGATGGTGGAGATCCCAAAGTGAAAATCGAAGAGCGTGATATTATCTACACACTGGATGCGCCATTCACAGGAAATAAGCAAAAATTGGCCTCTACCAGCTTACGATATTCAAGCATACAATGGTCGGATGATGATTTTGCGGTGCTGAACGAACGGTGGTTTGATTCCCGACAAGAAAAACGATCCCTCATCAATCCTTCCCTGCCTGGTCAGTCCCAGAAAATATTTATTGAAAGAAGCTATTCGGATATTTATAATGACCCGGGCGATCCTGTGATGACGACCAACGAACTTGGTGAATATGTCCTTCTTAGAAATGGCGACAAACTATTTATGACCAGTGAAGGTGGCTCGCCTGAAGGAAGCATGCCTTTCCTTAGCACCTTTGATGTAAGCTCAGGTGAGCAGGAAATCCTCTGGCGCTGCCAAGCACCTTTTTACGAGCAAGTGGTAAAAGTGCTGGATGATAAGGGGCACAGCTTCATCACCAGCAAGCAAAGTACCGACATCCAGCCAAACTACTGGCTGGTCAACACAAGAAAACGAATCGCTCCGATTCAGTTGACTGAATTTGAAGATCCTTATCCTTCCCTGAAAGGGATACAGAAAGAACTGGTCACATACACCAGAAATGACGGATTGAACCTATCTGCTACCATTTATACGCCTGCCGACTATGAGCCAACAAAAGACGGTAGCCTTCCCGTGCTGATGTGGGCCTACCCGCGAGAATACAAGTCGAAGGAAGTGGCCGCTCAAGTGAGAGGATCTAAATACGAATTTACCCGGCTGTATTGGGGGACTCCGCTCTATTGGGTCACCCAGGGCTACGCCATCATGGACCGAACGGAAATGCCCATCGTCGGTGAAGGAGATAAAGAACCCAATGATTTCTTCATTGAGCAATTGGTGGCCAATGCCGAAGCAGCCATTGACTATATCGTGGATAGGGGCATTGGTGACCGAGACAGGATAGCTGTGGGCGGCCACTCTTATGGAGCCTTTATGACGGCCAATCTCCTTTCACACAGTAATCTGTTTGCTGCCGGAATCGCCCGAAGCGGTGCTTATAACCGTACACTGACCCCTTTTGGCTTTCAATATGAACAACGCACATATTGGGAAGCCCCGGAAGTATATTTCAATATGTCCCCATTCATGCACGCTGACAAAGTAAAATCGCCAATCCTGCTGATCCACGGCGAAGCAGATAATAATTCCGGTACCTTCCCCATCCAGTCGGAGCGTTATTACAACGCACTGAAAGGACATGGTGCTACTGCCAGGTTGGTGTTTTTGCCAAACGAAAGCCACGGTTATGCCGCCCAGGAATCCATTATGCACACCTTATATGAGATGAATGAGTGGTTGGACAAATGGGTAAAGAACAGGGGAAAGTGA
- the pafA gene encoding alkaline phosphatase PafA, with translation MKKAFLTGLAVLITLAGFAQDSKKPKLVVGIVVDQMRYEYLHKFNDRFTDGGFKRLMNDGFVMKNAHYNYIPTYTGPGHSSVYTGTTPATHGIISNNWYVRDLGKMIYCAEDSTVTNVGGSGDSGEISPRNLLTTTITDELRLSTNQRSKVVGVAIKDRGAALPAGHLGDAYWFDKETGDFMTSTYYKDEVPDWLRKFNKKKLAEKYLSNTWKPLYKTKTYIQSVADNNDFEVPFTGMETPEFPYDLKKLMDKNGGIGLIASTPFGNDLTLDMAYAALEGEELGKGDETDFLAVSFSSTDYVGHRFGPSSMELEDTYLRLDQSLEEFFEYLDKEYGQGEYMVFLTADHAVADVVNYMKSIEVPTGSFNSRFALTQLKGFTREHYGEGDWILNTSNEQIFLNRKLVAEKGLDLEKVQREIADFMLRFDGIKEAYTASDMKRFEYTEGRKHLLQMGFNHKASGDVLLILEPAWLTNSSRGTTHGTGYIYDTHVPVLFYGWQIKPGFSTRYCTITDIAPTVSMLLDIRIPNGATGQPIQEITD, from the coding sequence ATGAAAAAAGCTTTTCTTACCGGCCTGGCCGTGTTAATCACCCTTGCCGGCTTTGCCCAAGATTCCAAAAAACCAAAACTGGTAGTGGGGATTGTCGTGGATCAAATGCGCTACGAATATTTACATAAATTCAATGACCGTTTTACCGATGGCGGATTTAAGCGGCTTATGAACGATGGGTTTGTGATGAAAAATGCACACTATAACTATATTCCTACCTATACTGGTCCTGGCCATTCCTCAGTCTATACTGGAACTACTCCAGCTACCCACGGTATTATCAGTAATAATTGGTATGTGAGGGACCTGGGAAAGATGATCTATTGCGCGGAGGACAGTACGGTTACCAATGTGGGCGGAAGTGGCGACAGTGGTGAGATTTCACCTCGAAACTTACTGACCACGACCATTACCGATGAGCTTCGCCTTTCTACAAACCAGCGCTCGAAGGTGGTAGGTGTCGCCATCAAAGATCGTGGGGCTGCGCTTCCTGCCGGTCATCTGGGAGATGCCTACTGGTTTGATAAGGAAACCGGTGATTTTATGACTTCCACCTACTATAAGGATGAAGTGCCTGATTGGTTACGGAAGTTCAATAAGAAAAAACTAGCCGAAAAGTACCTGTCCAATACTTGGAAGCCACTTTATAAAACCAAAACCTATATCCAGAGTGTAGCTGACAATAATGACTTCGAGGTCCCCTTTACCGGAATGGAGACACCCGAATTCCCATATGATCTTAAGAAGCTAATGGATAAGAATGGCGGCATTGGCTTGATTGCCAGCACGCCTTTTGGCAATGACCTGACCTTAGACATGGCCTATGCGGCTTTGGAAGGTGAAGAACTGGGCAAAGGTGATGAGACAGATTTTCTGGCTGTCAGCTTCTCTTCCACCGATTATGTAGGACACCGATTTGGTCCTTCTTCCATGGAGCTTGAAGATACTTACCTGAGGCTAGACCAAAGTTTGGAAGAGTTCTTTGAATATTTGGACAAGGAATATGGCCAGGGAGAATACATGGTTTTTTTGACGGCTGATCATGCAGTTGCTGATGTAGTAAATTATATGAAAAGCATCGAAGTGCCCACAGGAAGTTTTAATTCCCGTTTTGCGCTGACACAGCTCAAAGGGTTTACGAGAGAGCACTACGGTGAGGGTGACTGGATCCTAAACACTTCCAATGAGCAAATTTTCCTTAATAGAAAGCTGGTTGCCGAAAAGGGCCTTGACCTGGAAAAGGTACAGCGGGAAATTGCCGATTTTATGCTTCGCTTTGATGGAATCAAAGAAGCTTATACCGCGTCAGACATGAAGCGCTTTGAGTACACAGAAGGCCGTAAACATTTACTTCAGATGGGTTTTAACCACAAGGCTTCCGGCGATGTACTGCTGATCTTGGAACCGGCCTGGCTAACCAATTCCTCTAGAGGAACCACGCACGGCACGGGATATATTTATGATACGCATGTACCAGTATTGTTTTATGGCTGGCAAATTAAACCTGGATTTAGTACTCGCTACTGTACCATTACGGATATTGCTCCGACAGTTTCAATGTTACTGGATATTCGCATTCCAAATGGTGCCACTGGCCAGCCCATTCAAGAAATCACTGATTAA